A window from Drosophila nasuta strain 15112-1781.00 chromosome 3, ASM2355853v1, whole genome shotgun sequence encodes these proteins:
- the LOC132789208 gene encoding LOW QUALITY PROTEIN: aldo-keto reductase family 1 member B1 (The sequence of the model RefSeq protein was modified relative to this genomic sequence to represent the inferred CDS: deleted 1 base in 1 codon), with product MASKVPTVKLNSGHSIPIIGLGTWNSPPGQVVEAVKTAIDVGYRHIDCAYVYQNEAEVGAGIEAKIKEGAVKREDLFITSKLWNTFHRPDLVRSACENTLDLLKLKYLDLYLIHWPMGYKSGCELFPVDKDGKTLYSPDDYVDTWKEMEKLVKDGLVKSIGVSNFNKNQIERVLAVATIPPATNQVECHPYLTQKKLAEFCKSKDITITAYSPLGSPNRPWAKEGDPVILEEEAIKKIAANKKKTAGQILIRYQIQRGNIVIPKSVTKDRIESNFKVFDFELTDEEIKTIEGFECNGRLVPLLNQYGHPHHPFEKDEF from the exons ATGGCTAGCAAAGTGCCAACCGTCAAACTAAACAGTGGTCACAGTATTCCCATCATTGGTCTAGGAACCTGGAAT AGCCCTCCCGGCCAAGTGGTTGAAGCTGTA AAAACTGCCATCGATGTTGGATATCGTCACATTGACTGCGCCTACGTCTATCAAAATGAGGCTGAGGTCGGAGCCGGAATTGAAGCCAAGATTAAGGAGGGAGCTGTCAAGCG CGAGGATCTCTTTATTACCAGCAAGTTGTGGAATACATTCCATCGCCCGGATTTGGTGAGATCCGCCTGTGAGAACACACTGGACttgttgaagttgaagtaTTTGGATCTGTACTTGATTCACTGGCCTATGGGATACAAGTCGGGCTGCGAACTATTCCCAGTCGATAAGGATGGCAAAACTCTTTACTCGCCCGATGATTACGTTGACACCTGGAAGGAAATGGAGAAACTTGTCAAGGATGGCTTGGTCAAATCTATTGGCGTTTCTAACTTCAACAAGAACCAAATTGAACGTGTCCTGGCGGTTGCCACAATTCCACCAGCCACAAATCAAGTGGAGTGCCATCCATATTTGACGCAGAAGAAACTTGCTGAGTTCTGTAAATCAAAGGATATTACCATTACTGCCTACAGTCCATTGGGTAGCCCCAACCGTCCTTGGGCCAAGGAAGGTGATCCGGTCATTTTGGAGGAAGAAGCG ATCAAGAAAATTGCTgcaaacaagaagaagacTGCTGGCCAGATCTTAATTCGCTATCAAATCCAACGCGGTAACATTGTCATACCAAAGTCTGTGACCAAGGATCGCATCGAATCGAACTTCAAGGTCTTCGACTTCGAGCTGACCGATGAGGAAATCAAGACCATTGAAGGATTCGAGTGCAATGGCCGCCTGGTGCCCCTGTTGAA TCAATACGGCCACCCTCACCATCCATTTGAGAAAGATGAGTTTTAA